A genome region from Candidatus Eisenbacteria bacterium includes the following:
- a CDS encoding cytochrome c-type biogenesis CcmF C-terminal domain-containing protein translates to REQAWRIGRTAFAVQWAGLLASTAFLWYILFTHQFQYQYVASYSSSAMPGHYVYAAFWGGQEGTFVLWALLTATLGLILMRVRHPLTRPAMLFLNLPLVMLALVTVMRGPFLTFPMGRVPMDGQGLNPLLQDPWMTIHPPVLFTGFSSLVVPFAIAMAALVKRDYDGWIKPVLPWAVFSTAILATGFIMGGVWAYKVLGWGGYWGWDPVENGSLIPWLSNIALLHGLLVQRATGSLRRTNFFLAVTSYVLVLYASFLTRSGVLADFSVHSFVNLGLNGFLLSFLFLTMIVGYGAWLLRLRDMPSPKEPLGSFSRESMMWLGQLVFMLMAALTAVGMSAPLITRLFGPPSNVQTSYYNLVNGPLAIALGLLLGIAPLMRWRKQEPAALMKAALPSVVGAVVLGLAAAALGVREPIPLAVVFGAAFALTGNLVVTVRGFRAGWKHGVAFLGHTGVAILLIGIIASSNYGRSSQAQLPVGETKDVLGYRLEFQGIRPGAGGQDRAVIAVNAEGGAFDALPALYWSEFNQGYMKKPHIQRYLAYDLYISPLEMVGGEEEVNGVWFSKGESKKVGEVTYTFMDFDRQMGDVVRVAARMRAEIGGRTVTVRPVLEINLKEGTPNRIPDYLPGGASVQIASVDPNTGRVALELPGMGRTRSQDILAVEVSTKPLINLVWLGAIVMLASAFMSMWRRALDVRRLRPEPTGRS, encoded by the coding sequence CGCGAGCAGGCGTGGCGGATTGGGCGCACCGCATTCGCGGTGCAATGGGCCGGTCTGCTGGCCTCGACCGCCTTCCTCTGGTACATCCTCTTCACCCATCAGTTCCAGTACCAGTACGTGGCGTCCTACTCCTCGAGCGCCATGCCCGGCCACTACGTCTACGCGGCTTTCTGGGGCGGGCAGGAGGGCACCTTCGTCCTGTGGGCCCTGCTCACCGCGACGCTGGGGCTGATCCTGATGCGCGTCCGCCACCCGCTGACGCGGCCGGCGATGCTGTTCCTGAACCTGCCGCTGGTGATGCTGGCGCTGGTGACGGTGATGAGGGGACCGTTCCTGACCTTCCCGATGGGCCGCGTGCCGATGGACGGACAGGGGTTGAACCCGCTGCTCCAGGATCCCTGGATGACCATCCACCCGCCGGTGCTCTTCACCGGCTTCTCGTCGCTGGTGGTGCCGTTCGCGATCGCCATGGCGGCGCTGGTCAAGCGCGACTACGACGGCTGGATCAAGCCGGTGCTGCCGTGGGCGGTGTTCTCGACCGCGATCCTCGCCACCGGCTTCATCATGGGTGGGGTGTGGGCCTACAAGGTGCTGGGCTGGGGCGGCTACTGGGGATGGGACCCGGTCGAGAACGGCTCGCTGATTCCCTGGCTGTCGAACATTGCGCTGCTCCACGGGCTGCTGGTGCAGCGAGCGACCGGGAGCCTGCGGCGCACGAATTTCTTCCTCGCCGTCACCTCGTACGTGCTGGTGCTCTATGCCTCTTTCCTCACCCGCAGCGGGGTGCTGGCCGACTTCTCGGTCCACTCGTTCGTGAACCTCGGCCTCAACGGGTTCCTGCTCTCGTTCCTGTTCCTGACCATGATCGTCGGCTACGGGGCGTGGCTGCTGCGGCTGCGGGACATGCCGTCACCGAAGGAGCCGCTGGGCAGCTTTTCGCGCGAGTCGATGATGTGGCTCGGCCAGCTGGTGTTCATGCTGATGGCGGCGCTCACCGCGGTTGGCATGAGTGCGCCGCTCATCACCCGGCTGTTCGGGCCGCCGTCTAACGTGCAGACCTCGTATTACAACCTGGTCAACGGCCCGCTGGCGATCGCGCTCGGCCTGCTGCTCGGAATCGCGCCGCTGATGCGCTGGCGCAAGCAGGAGCCGGCGGCGCTGATGAAGGCCGCGCTGCCCTCGGTCGTGGGCGCGGTCGTGCTGGGCTTGGCCGCGGCGGCGCTCGGCGTGCGTGAGCCGATCCCGCTGGCGGTGGTGTTCGGTGCCGCGTTCGCGCTCACCGGCAACCTGGTGGTCACGGTCCGCGGGTTCCGCGCCGGCTGGAAGCACGGGGTGGCGTTCCTCGGCCACACCGGGGTGGCGATTCTGCTGATCGGGATCATCGCTTCCTCCAACTACGGGCGCTCGAGCCAGGCCCAGCTGCCGGTGGGCGAGACCAAGGACGTGCTCGGCTACCGTCTCGAGTTCCAGGGCATTCGCCCCGGCGCCGGGGGCCAGGACCGGGCGGTGATCGCGGTCAACGCCGAGGGCGGGGCGTTCGATGCGCTGCCGGCGCTCTATTGGAGCGAGTTCAATCAGGGTTACATGAAGAAGCCCCACATCCAGCGCTACCTCGCCTACGACCTCTACATCTCGCCGCTGGAGATGGTGGGTGGGGAGGAGGAGGTGAACGGCGTCTGGTTCTCGAAGGGCGAGAGCAAGAAGGTGGGGGAGGTGACCTACACCTTCATGGACTTCGACCGCCAGATGGGCGATGTGGTGCGGGTGGCGGCGCGGATGCGGGCCGAGATCGGCGGCCGCACGGTGACGGTGCGGCCGGTGCTGGAAATCAACCTGAAGGAAGGGACTCCCAACCGTATTCCCGACTACCTGCCGGGCGGCGCCTCGGTGCAGATCGCGTCGGTGGACCCGAACACCGGGCGGGTGGCGCTCGAGCTCCCCGGGATGGGACGCACCAGGAGTCAGGACATCCTCGCGGTCGAGGTCAGCACCAAGCCGCTCATCAACCTGGTGTGGCTGGGGGCGATCGTGATGCTGGCCAGCGCCTTCATGAGCATGTGGCGCCGGGCGCTCGACGTGAGACGTCTCAGACCGGAACCGACCGGTCGCTCCTAG